In one Culex quinquefasciatus strain JHB chromosome 2, VPISU_Cqui_1.0_pri_paternal, whole genome shotgun sequence genomic region, the following are encoded:
- the LOC6048300 gene encoding ATP-dependent RNA helicase abstrakt yields MASAAPPPVKRYRRESKESAESDAEDDDKYVPYVPVKERKKQQLLKMGRIVQLTAEASNVGKSSSENEHDEENAEEAWGRKFNISLLDQHTELKKIAEAKKISAVEKQLKEEEKILESVAEKKALMGVAELAKGIQYEDPIKTSWKPPRYILARADVSHEKVRERMRILVDGENVPPPICTFREMKFPKSILAGLEKRNIRKPSPIQVQGIPAVLAGRDLIGIAFTGSGKTLVFVLPIVMFSLEQEIRLPFMAKEGPYGLIICPSRELAKQTFDIVQYYCQHLQQAGMPEIRSALAIGGVPVNEALAVIQQGCHIMVATPGRLMDMLDKKLVKLDVCRYLCMDEADRMIDMGFEEDVRTIFSYFKGQRQTLLFSATMPKKIQNFAKSALVKPVTINVGRAGAASMNVTQDVEYVKQEAKVVYLLDCLQKTPPPVLIFAEKKQDVDAIHEYLLMKGVEAVAIHGGKDQEERYRSVEGFRTQEKDVLVATDVASKGLDFPDVQHVINYDMPDDIENYVHRIGRTGRSGSKGLATTFINKATEQYVLLDLKHLLLEAKQKVPPFLAELCSETEQYADLGDGCSYCGGLGHRITECPKLEAIQSKQASNIGRRDYLSNTAADY; encoded by the coding sequence ATGGCATCGGCGGCGCCTCCCCCCGTCAAGCGGTACCGCCGCGAGTCCAAGGAATCGGCGGAAAGTGACGCGGAAGACGACGACAAGTACGTGCCGTACGTTCCAGTCAAGGAGCGCAAGAAGCAGCAGCTGCTCAAGATGGGCCGGATCGTGCAGCTCACGGCGGAGGCCTCGAACGTGGGCAAATCGTCCAGCGAGAACGAACACGACGAGGAAAATGCCGAGGAGGCCTGGGGCCGGAAGTTCAACATCAGCCTGCTGGACCAGCACACGGAGCTGAAGAAGATTGCCGAGGCGAAGAAGATTAGCGCCGTGGAGAAGCAGCTGAAGGAGGAGGAGAAGATCCTGGAGAGTGTGGCCGAGAAGAAAGCGCTTATGGGTGTGGCCGAGTTGGCCAAGGGCATTCAGTACGAGGATCCGATAAAAACGAGCTGGAAGCCGCCGCGGTACATTCTGGCCAGGGCGGACGTGTCTCACGAGAAGGTCCGGGAACGGATGCGCATTCTGGTGGATGGTGAAAACGTCCCGCCTCCGATTTGCACCTTCCGGGAGATGAAGTTTCCCAAGTCGATTCTGGCAGGGTTGGAAAAGCGTAACATCCGGAAGCCGTCTCCGATTCAGGTGCAGGGCATTCCAGCGGTACTCGCCGGGCGGGATCTTATTGGGATCGCCTTCACCGGATCCGGCAAAACGCTCGTATTCGTTCTTCCGATTGTGATGTTTTCGCTGGAGCAGGAAATCCGCCTGCCCTTCATGGCCAAGGAAGGTCCGTACGGACTGATCATTTGTCCGTCGCGAGAATTGGCCAAGCAAACGTTCGACATCGTGCAGTACTACTGTCAGCATCTGCAGCAGGCCGGAATGCCGGAGATCCGATCCGCGCTGGCCATCGGAGGAGTTCCCGTGAACGAAGCGCTCGCAGTCATCCAGCAGGGCTGCCACATCATGGTTGCCACTCCGGGCCGCCTAATGGACATGCTAGACAAAAAGCTGGTCAAGCTGGACGTGTGCCGCTATCTGTGCATGGACGAAGCGGACCGAATGATTGACATGGGCTTCGAGGAGGACGTGCGAACCATCTTTTCCTACTTCAAAGGTCAACGCCAAACGTTGCTCTTCTCCGCCACTATGCCCAAGAAGATTCAAAACTTTGCCAAATCCGCTCTGGTAAAACCAGTCACGATCAATGTCGGACGAGCGGGAGCGGCCTCGATGAACGTCACCCAGGACGTGGAGTACGTGAAGCAGGAAGCAAAGGTCGTCTACCTGCTGGACTGCTTACAGAAAACGCCTCCACCCGTCTTAATTTTCGCAGAAAAGAAACAGGACGTCGACGCAATCCACGAGTATCTGCTCATGAAGGGCGTCGAAGCGGTGGCCATTCACGGTGGAAAAGACCAAGAGGAACGTTACCGCTCCGTAGAGGGATTTCGCACCCAGGAAAAGGACGTCCTCGTGGCCACGGACGTCGCCTCCAAAGGTTTAGATTTCCCCGACGTGCAGCACGTCATAAACTACGACATGCCGGACGACATCGAAAACTACGTCCATCGAATCGGTCGTACGGGTCGTTCCGGCTCGAAAGGCCTCGCGACGACGTTCATCAACAAGGCCACCGAACAGTACGTGCTGTTAGATCTGAAACATCTGCTGCTTGAGGCCAAACAGAAAGTGCCCCCGTTTCTCGCGGAGCTCTGTTCCGAGACGGAACAGTACGCCGACCTGGGCGATGGGTGCAGCTATTGTGGCGGTCTTGGCCATCGTATCACCGAGTGTCCCAAGCTGGAGGCCATCCAGAGCAAACAGGCGTCCAACATCGGGCGGAGGGACTATCTGTCGAATACTGCGGCGGATTATTAG
- the LOC6048299 gene encoding zinc finger protein 501 — MSPSGEANALCRVCAVPFEPSTMFRLFNERNDPLPIAEAFWRVSEIEIQVDDSRFPQSCCIRCRDRLQEVEDLRVLCLESDRKLRKMIGLRKKDGDIEMGDTDAIAKVELVEAYEPESFWDDMEDRFESSEEESKSKDLPGIESSRRSSHRMKSEMKLSDEQLKESDSDKDTNNGNDSDYDPDNETVKYKKRRGKNKPRKKREPKPPKTDNDNEPPKEKPPRKPKSFQCPWCGRIFKESRNLREHETSHFPDRKNHKCPICSQEFARRNYYLRHMKMHQTENQFKCNECNKAFSFEKQLQEHIGVTHRRERSHQCKECPKTYVTAAALYSHVQAIHKQNFRFKCDVCFRSFLTSTDLERHKDRHRGIKKSACPHCDNKYESNNYLRQHIAERHPETLEKLSRCQYCGLGYNTDSHYRQHVAKKHPKHLPELDQWLKAKRGVVVQPAPAELEQS; from the exons ATGTCCCCTTCCGGCGAGGCCAACGCCCTTTGCCGTGTTTGTGCCGTCCCGTTCGAGCCCAGCACCATGTTCCGGCTGTTTAACGAGCGGAATGACCCACTGCCCATAGCGGAAGCCTTCTGGAGAGTGTCGGAAATCGAAATCCAGGTGGATGATTCAAGATTTCCGCAAAGTTGTTGCATCCGGTGCCGGGACCGGTTGCAGGAAGTGGAGGATTTGAGGGTGCTGTGCCTGGAATCGGACCGGAAGTTGCGCAAAATGATTGGCTTGAGGAAGAAAGACGGAGATATCGAAATGGGGGACACGGACGCGATTGCCAAGGTGGAGTTGGTTGAAGCTTACGAACCTGAGTCGTTCTGGGATGATATGGAAGATAGATTTGAATCCAGCGAGGAGGAAAGCAAATCGAAAGATTTGCCTGGAATTGAGTCATCCCGAAGGAGCAGTCACAGAATGAAATCTGAAAT gAAATTATCTGACGAGCAATTGAAGGAATCAGATTCTGATAAGGATACTAATAACGGAAATGATTCGGACTATGATCCAGATAATGAAAcagttaaatacaaaaaaaggcgAGGCAAGAACAAGCCTAGAAAGAAACGAGAACCTAAACCACCAAAGACTGA CAATGACAACGAACCGCCTAAAGAGAAGCCGCCGAGAAAACCCAAATCGTTCCAGTGCCCCTGGTGCGGCCGAATCTTCAAGGAAAGCAGAAACCTCAGAGAGCACGAAACGAGCCACTTCCCGGACAGAAAGAACCACAAATGCCCCATCTGCTCGCAAGAGTTCGCCCGTCGAAACTACTACCTTCGACACATGAAAATGCACCAAACGGAGAACCAATTCAAATGCAATGAGTGTAACAAAGCGTTCAGTTTCGAAAAGCAGCTGCAGGAGCACATCGGCGTGACGCACCGCCGCGAGCGTTCCCACCAGTGCAAAGAATGCCCCAAAACGTACGTAACCGCTGCGGCGTTGTACAGTCACGTGCAAGCGATCCACAAGCAAAACTTCCGCTTCAAGTGCGACGTCTGCTTCCGATCGTTTCTAACGAGTACCGATCTGGAGCGGCACAAGGATCGGCACCGGGGCATCAAAAAGAGCGCGTGTCCGCACTGCGACAACAAGTACGAGTCGAACAACTACCTTAGGCAGCACATTGCTGAGAGGCACCCGGAAACGCTGGAAAAGCTGTCCCGGTGTCAGTACTGCGGGCTGGGCTACAACACGGACAGTCACTATCGGCAGCACGTGGCCAAAAAGCATCCGAAACACTTACCGGAGCTCGACCAGTGGTTGAAAGCGAAGCGGGGTGTGGTTGTTCAACCAGCTCCGGCGGAGCTTGAGCAGTCTTGA